The nucleotide window CCTGTGACCGAGGACGGGCCGGCCCGCGCGGCGCTCGTGGCCAGCCAGCTGCTGGGCGTGGCACTGTGCCGGTACGTCGTGCGGCTACCGGAGATCGTCGCCCTCGACACCGACGCTCTCGTCGCCGCCCTCGCCCCGACCGTCCAGCGCTACCTCACCGAGCCGCTCGGCTAGGAGATGGCGGGGCATCGGTCCTCGTAGGGGGTCAGGAACCCAGATCGATGACGACCTTGACCTCTTCCCCGCCCTGTTCGAACGCCTCGTGCGCCCGCTCCAGCGGCAGCCGCCGCGTGACCAGGCCCGCCAGCCACGCGTGGTCGGCCAGGCCGAGCGCGCGTACCGCCAGGTCGTAGTGGCGGCGGTTGGCGTTGACCGTGCCGAAGACGACGTCGTTCTGGAGCACGATCCCGCGGTTCAGCGAGCCGGCGTCCACCTCGATCGGCCGCCCGGTCGGCGACACTCCGGTCAGGCAGACGACGCTCGCCGCCGCGTTGTTCGCCATGGCGTCCAGGACGAGCCGCGCGACACCGGTGGCCTCGATGACGATGTCCGGCTCCGCCTTCGCGGCGACCTCCGGGATCGACCCGGTGTGGTACGTCGCGCCGAGCGCGGCGACCAGCTCGGGCTTGGGGCCGTCCTTCACCTGGTCAAGAACGTGGACGTCGAGGCCGCGCTGCACCCCGAGCATGGCGGCCAGCAGGCCGATCGGGCCCGCGCCGGCGACGAGCACACAGTGCGGCTCGAACCAGGCGCGCTTGCCGATGCGCTCGATGTGCTCCCACGCCTTGGCCACGACCGTCGTGGGCTCCACCAGCATTCCGACGTCTTCCAGGGACGGGTCGAGGCGTACGGCGTAGTCGGCCTCGACCGTCCACAGCTCCGAACCGTAGCCGTGGATCTCCTTGATGCCGTGCTCGGTGTAGCGGCCGTTGCGGCACATGTCGAACTCACCGTGCGCACAGGCGCCGCAGGGTACGGGGTCGGGCCGCCGTACGATGCCGACGACCAGGTCACCGGCGCTGAACCCGCTGCCGGGTGGCGCCTCGCGTACCCGGCCGAGCGACTCATGGCCGAGGATCAGGCGCTCCTCCCCCTGCGGCGCCCAGCCGTACTGTCCCCCGGCGATCTCCCGGTCGGTACCGCACACGCCGAGCGCGATGCCCTCGACCAGCAGCTCACCCTCGCCGGCCACCGGGTCGGCGAACTCCGACACCTCGAGCGAACCCGCCTGACGCGGTACGACGGTTAGAGCGCGCATGATCATCCCCTCCGCCGACATCTTCCCGGACCGCCCGAACCGTAACGTCAAGGGGGTGCCCGCGACGGCATCTTGGGACATTCGTGACGCGAAGACCGGGCGCCCCGCGAGGGCCCGGCCGCCCGCGTCCTAGACTTCCAGGCATGCGGCGGCTGAGCAGCACGGTGGTCGTGGTGGCGGGCGAGCAGGCCGGGAAGGTCGTCGCCGGCCTGGACGGCCTGCGCAACGTACGGGCGATCACCCGCGATGGACGCTCCCCGGCCGAGGTCGACCAGGCCGTCAACCAGGCCGTGGCCACATACGTCGTCCATGACGCGGATCCGCTGGGCGCGGTCGGCGACGCCTGGGCCGGCCTGTTCGACGGCGCGGCGCCGGTCGGTGCGCTGGAGGTCGCGACCGAGACGGCACTTGCCGCGTTGCGCTCGGAGCGTGTGGTCCTGCCCGACTACTACGTCGTCCTCGACCCCGGCGAGATGCCCGTCACCCGGAGGCACTGGTGGCTCGGCGTGCTCGCCGGTGCCGCCCCGGCGCGCGTGGTGCCCGCCGGGGCCTCGGCCTCGGCCGTCACGGAGGTGCTCGGCAGGCTCTCGCCGGGCCGCTGGTGGCCGGCGGACGTGGAGGGCTGGCTCCGCGAACTGCCGAGAGTCGTTCCGGATCAGGCCGGTCTTCCATCGAAGCCCACCGCCTGACCCTCTACCTGAGGGCCTCGACGCGCGGTTCATCGGCGGTGTCCGGCTCGACCGGCTCACCGCTCGGGCGCACGTTCCGTAGCAGCGTGGCCACGACGGCGGCGACGACGATCAGCAGGACCGCGCTGACCGTGGCGGCCACGTGCATGCCGCTCACGAAGGCCACACGTGCGGAGTCGAGGAGCTGGGTGCCCACGCTCGAGGGCAGCCGGCCGGCCACGGTCACCGCACCCGCCAGCGAGTCGCGGGCCGCGCCGGCGGGGACACCGGCCGGCACGCTGACCTTGCCGCGGTAGACCACGGTGCCGAGGCTGCCCAGCGCGGCGATGCCGAGGGCGAAACCGAACTCGCCGCTGGTCTGGTTCATCGCCCCCGCGGAGCCCGCCTTCTCGACCGGTGCGGAGCCGACGACCAGGTCGGTGCCGAGAGTGACCATGGGGCCGGCGCCGAAATTGGTGACGCCGAAGCCGATCACGACGGCCGCCAGGCCCGACACGGGATCCGCCGAGGCGATGAGCAGGAGGCCGCACACGGAGACCACCATGCCGCCGCCGATCAGGTACGCCGGCCGTACCCGGCGAGCGAGGTGCGGCGACGCCAGGAAGCTCACCATCGACCCGCCCACGCCGGGGAGCATGCACAGGCCCGCCTGGAGCGGCGACAGGCCCCGCACCAGCTGGAAGTACTCCGCGATGAACATCATGATCGCGCCCATGAGCATCGTGCCGAACATGATGCTGCCGAGCGCGGCACTGAACGCGCGGTGGGCGAACAGGCGCAGGTCCAGCAGTGGGTCGGCCAGCCGGTGCTGGCGCCGGACGAAGACCCAGCCGAAGGCCGCGCCGGCCACCACAGCCGCGATCGGGATGGGCTGCCAGCCGCTGCGGGCCAGCTCCTTGAGCCCGTACACCAGGGGCAGGATCGCGGCCAGGGACAGTCCCACGCTCGGCAGATCGATGCGGCCGGCCCCGGCGTCGCGGTACTCCGGCAGGAGGAACGGGCCGAGCACGAGCAGCAGCACCATCGCCGGCACACCGAGCAGGAACACCGAGCCCCACCAGAAGTGGTCGAGAAGGACCCCGGCGACCAGCGGGCCGAGGGCGGCACCCGACATGAAGCAGGCCATCCAGACGCTGATCGCCACCGCCCGCTGCCGGGGCACGGTGAACATGTTGCTGATCAGGCCGAGCGTGGAAGGCGCCAGCGTCGCGCCGGCGATGCCCAGCAGCGCGCGGGCGACGATGAGCATTCCGGCGCTGGTGGAGTACGCCGCGAGCACCGACGCGGCGCCGAAACCGGCCGCACCGATCAGCAGCAGCCTGCGGCGCCCGATCCGGTCGCCGAGGCTGCCCATCGTGATCAGGAAGCCGGCTATCAGGAAGCCGTACACATCCATGATCCACAGCTGCGCGGTGCTGCCGGCGCCGAGGTCGGTGCTCAGTCGCGGCAACGCGAGCAGCAGCACGAATACATCGATCGAGACGAGCAGCGTGGGCAGGGCCAGCACGGCCAGTCCCACCCACTCTCGCTTTCCGGCCCCAGTCGTGGCGTTCATAGAGACTCATTTCGCGGTCCGGCGCGCCCGGCGGGCGCGCTCTCACGGGTGAGTCGGAGCGCGTGCGAGGTTCTCGACACGGATCACAGGAGAAATCGGCTGGATCGCGAGCCGCGGCGGCCGGAGACTGTCGCCATGGACCCCACCCAGACCGCCCTGACCGTCGCGATACCCGAGGCCGAGCCGGCGGTGGGCCCGTTACGGGCATCGCCCGACCCCTCGCACGTGACGGTGCTCTATCCGTTCCTGCCGCCCGAACGGATCGATGAGCGGATCCTGTCCGTCATCGGCGACGTGGTCGCGGCCGTCCCCCGGTTCGACGTGGTGTTCCGCCGCGTCGGGTGGTTCGGTGACAGGGTCGTGTGGCTCGCACCTGAGCCCGACGGGCCGTTCCGGCGGCTTACCGCCGCGATGTGCCGGCGCTTTCCGGAAACACCCCCGTACGGTGGCGAGCACACCGGCTCGACGCCGCACCTGACCGTCCGGCACGGCGAGCCGCGGCGGCTGCTGGACAGGGCGGCCGAGGCCGTCTCCACCCGGCTGCCGATCCGGGCCACGGTCGCGTCGGTCCAACTCGTCACCGGCCCACCGGAGCCGGGCCCCTGGCGTACCCTCGCGGAGTTCCTCCTGGGAGAGCCGGTGTGATCAGCGGACCGGGTGGCCGGCCTCGCGCAGGGACTCCTTGACGTCGGAGATCTTGAGTTCGCCGAAGTGGAAGACGCTGGCGGCGAGCACGGCGTCCGCGCCCGCCTCGACCGCCGGGGTGAAGTGCGCGACCGCGCCCGCTCCCCCGCTCGCGATCACCGGCACGCTCACGACCGCGCGCACGGCGCGGAGCATCTCCAGGTCGAAGCCGTTCTTGGTGCCGTCGGCGTCCATCGAGTTGAGCAGGATCTCACCGACGCCGAGTTCCTCACCCCGCCGTGCCCACTCGATCGCGTCCAGCCCGGTCCCCCGGCGGCCACCGTGGGTGGTGACCTCGAAGCCCTCGCCGGAGCGGCGCGCGTCCACGGACAGCACGATGCACTGGGAGCCGAACCGGTGGGCCGCCTCGCGCAGGAACTCCGGCCGGGCGATCGCGGCGGTGTTGACCGACACCTTGTCCGCGCCGGCCCGCAGGAGCCGGTCCACGTCCTCGACCGAGCGGATGCCGCCGCCGACCGTCAGCGGGATGAACACCTGCTCGGCGGTACGGCGGACCACGTCGTAGGTGGTCGCGCGTTCGCCGCTGGAGGCGGTGATGTCGAGGAAGGTCAGCTCGTCGGCGCCCTCGGCGTCGTACCGGCGGGCCAGCTCGACCGGGTCGCCCGCGTCACGGAGGTTTTCGAAGTTGACGCCCTTCACCACCCGCCCGGCGTCCACGTCCAGGCAGGGGATCACGCGTACGGCGACGCTCACGTCGCCACCGCCGCGAGGGCGTCTTCGAGGGTGAACGCGCCCGCGTACAGGGCCTTGCCGACGATGGCGCCCTCCACCCCGTCGGGTGCGAGGCCGGCCAGGGCCCGCAGGTCCTCCAGGGACGACACCCCGCCGGAGGCGACCACGGGCCGGTCCGTACGCCCGCAGACCTCGCGAAGCAGCTCGACGTTGGGGCCGCGCAGCGTGCCGTCCTTGGTCACGTCGGTGACGACGTAGCGGGGGCAGCCGTCGGCCTCCAGCCGGTCGAGCACCTCCCACAGGTCGCCGCCCTCACGGGTCCAGCCACGGGCCGCGAGCGTCGTGCCCCGCACGTCGAGGCCGACCGCGATCCGGTCCCCGTGCTCGGCGATGATCTTGCGGCACCACGCGGGGTTCTCCAGCGCGGCGGTACCGATGTTGACGCGCGCGCAGCCGGTGGCGAGCGCGGCGGCGAGCGACTCGTCGTCGCGGATGCCGCCGGACAGCTCCACCTTCACCTCCAGCTTCCCGGTCACCGCGGCGAGCATGGCGTGGTTGGACCCCCGCCCGAACGCGGCGTCCAGGTCGACCAGGTGGATCCATTCGGCGCCCGCGCTCTGCCAGGCCAGCGCCGCGTCGAGCGGCTCGCCGTACGACGTCTCGGTGCCCGCCTCCCCCTGCACGAGGCGCACGGCCTGCCCGTCGGCGACGTCGACGGCGGGCAACAGGACAAGGGACATATCTACGACCTCCGGTCGAAGGCGAGCGTGATGAAGACCGGGACCAGGAACGCCGACAGCGCGAACACGGCCAGGCGACCCGTCCAGGACGAGAGGGAGATCCAGGCGAACACCTGGACCAGCAGGAACGCCACCACCACGATGGCGTTCTGTTCACGGCGGCGGCGCGCCAGCAGCCCGCCGGGCCGACCGGACCGGCGCGGCGCGAGCCGGGACACCCGGGCGACCCGGGCCCGGCGGCGTGCCGCGCGCGCGTTGCGCCGGGCGCTCTCGGCGGCGGCGCGTTCGCGAGCGGCCTCGCGTTCGGCCCGCAGCCGCTGGCGTTCCTTGCTCATGAGACCGTCGACAGCCAGTTCTTCAGGACCTGTGACCCGGCGTCGCCGGACTTTTCCGGGTGGAACTGCGTGGCGCACAGCGCGCCGTTCTCCACCGCGGCCACGAAACGCTCGCCGTGCTCGGCCCAGGTCACCAGCGGCGCCGTGAACCGGCCCGGCTCCAGCTCCCAGGTGCGCACGCCGTACGAGTGCACGAAGTAGAAGCGCGTCTCGGCGTCCAGGCCGGCGAACAGCGCCGACCCGTCCGGTGCGTCGACGGTGTTCCAGCCCATGTGCGGCAGGATCGGGGCGTTCAGGCGCTCGACCGCGCCGGGCCACTCCCCGCAGCCGTCGGTGGTGATGCCGTGCTCGACGCCCTTCTCGAACAGGATCTGCATGCCGACGCAGATGCCGAGCACCGGGCGCCCGCCCGCGAGCCGGCGGCCGATGAGCTGCTCGCCGCGCACCCCGCGCAGGCCGTTCATGCACGCGGCGAACGCGCCGACCCCCGGCACGACGAGCCCGTCGGCCTCCAGCGCCGTGTCGAAGTCGGCGGTGACCGTCACCTCCGGGCCGAGCCGGGCGATCGCCCGCTCGGCCGAGCGGAGGTTGCCCGACCCGTAGTCCAGGACGACGATCTTCACAGCGCGCCCTTGGTGGAGGGAATGCCCTGGGCGCGCGGGTCGTGCTCGCACGCGTCGCGCAGGGCGCGGGCCAGCGCCTTGAACTGGGCCTCCACGATGTGGTGCGCGTTGCGCCCGTACGGCACGTGGATGTGCAGGCAGATCGCCGCGTTGTAGACGAGCGCCTCGAAGATGTGCCGGGTCATGGTCGTGTCGTAGTCCGGCCCGATCATCGGGGCGATGCCCTCGGGCTCGCTGTGCACCAGGAACGGGCGGCCGGACAGGTCGACGGTGACCTGCGCCAGCGTCTCGTCCAGCGGGACACTCGCGTTGGCGAACCGCCGGATGCCGGACTTGTCGCCGAGCGCCTCGCGGAACGCCTGGCCGAGCGCGATCGCGGTGTCCTCGATCGTGTGGTGGCTGTCGATGTGCAGGTCGCCGGTGGTCTTGGCGGTCAGGTCGAAGGAGCCGTGCTTGCCGAGCTGGGTCAGCATGTGGTCGAAGAAGCCGACGCCGGTGGCCACGTCGACCTGGCCGGTGCCGTCGAGGCCGACCTCGACGAAGACCTGGGTCTCCTTCGTGCCCCGCTCGACCCGCCCCCTGCGCTCAGTCACTGACTCTCCTTCAGGGCGGCGCGGAACGCCGCCATCTCGTCGGGCGTGCCCACGCTCACCCGCAGCCATTCGGGCGGGCCGACCTCGCGGATCAGCACGCCACGATCAAGAATGCCCTGCCAGACCCGGCGCCGATCGGGGAACCGGCCGAACAGCACGAAGTTCGCGTCCGAGTCGGCCACCTCCAGGCCCTCACCGCGCAGCCACCCGACCAGCGCGTCGCGTTCGGCGCGCAGCGTCTCGACCGCGCCGAGCAGCTCCTCCTGGTGGGCGATCGCGGTACGCGCCACCGTCTGGGTGACCGCCGACAGGTGGTACGGCAGGCGGACGAGCAGCAGCGCGTCGATCACGGCCGGGTCTGCGGCCAGGTAGCCGACACGGGTGCCGGCCATCGCGAACGCCTTGCTCATCGTCCGGGTGACGATGAGCCGCGGATTGCCGGGCAGCAGCGACAGCGCGCTCGGCGTGCCCTCGCGGCGGAACTCCGCGTACGCCTCGTCCACCACGACCATGCCCGGCGCGACCCGCAGCACGGCCTCGATGGCCTCCAGCCGCAGCGACGTCCCCGTCGGGTTGTTCGGCGAGGTCAGGAAGACGATGTCCGGCCGGTGCTCCTCGATCGCGGCGACCGCGCGCTCGGCCTCCAGCCCGAAGTCCTCGTCGCGGTGGGCGTTGATCCACCCCGTGCCGCTGACCGCCGTGATGATCGGGTGCATGGAGTACGACGGCTCGAAGCCGATCGCCGTGCGTCCGGGCCCGCCGAACGCCTGCAGGATCTGCTGGATGATCTCGTTGGAGCCGTTCGCCGCCCAGACGTTGCGAGCGGTCACCTCGTGGCCGAGGTAGTCGGCCAGGTCCTTGCGCAGCTCGACCGCGTCACGGTCGGGGTAGCGGTTGAGGCCGCCCGCGATCTCCCCGATGGCCGCCGACAGGGCCGCGACCAGCCGCGGCGACGGCGGGTAGGGGTTCTCGTTGGTGTTGAGGCGTACCGGCACGTCGAGCTGGGGGGCGCCGTACGGCTCACGGCCGCGCAGGTCCTCGCGCAGCGGCAGGTCGCCGAGCGAGATCGCGTTGTCGGTCATTCGGGAATCCCCCAGTCGTACCTCGCCTTGAGCGCGGCGCCGTGCGCGGGCAGGTCCTCGGCCTCGGCGAGCGTGACGACGCGCCGGGTCGCCTCGGCCAGGGCCGCCTCGTCGTAGTCGATGACGTGGATGCCGCGCAGGAAGGTCTGCACGGACAGGCCTCCCGAATGACAGGCGCAGCCGCCCGTGGGCAGCACGTGGTTCGAGCCGGCGAGGTAGTCGCCGAGCGAGACCGGCGAGTGCGGGCCGATGAAGATCGCGCCGGCGTTGCGGACCCGCGCGGCCACGGCGGCGGCGTCGGCGGTCTGGATCTCCAGGTGCTCGGCGGCGTAGGCGTCCACGACCCGCAGGCCGGCGGCGACGTCGTCGACCAGCACGATGCCCGACTGCCGTCCCGCGAGGGCCGCGGTGATCCGCTCGGTGTGCTTGGTCCGCTGGACCTGCGCGGCGAGCTCGCGCTCGACCGCGTCGGCGAGTGCGGTCGAGTCGGTGACCAGCACGGAGGCGGCGAGGGTGTCGTGCTCGGCCTGGCTGATCAGGTCGGCGGCGACGTAGGACGGGTCGGCGGTCGCGTCGGCGAGGACCGCGATCTCGGTCGGGCCGGCCTCGGAGTCGATGCCGATCACGCCCTTGAGCAGGCGTTTCGCCGCCGCGACGTAGATGTTGCCGGGCCCGGTGACCAGGTCGGCCGGGCGGCAGTCCTCGGTGCCGTAGGCGAACATCGCGATCGCCTGCGCGCCGCCGGCCGCGTACACCTCGTCCACGCCGAGCAGCGCGCACGCCGCGAGGATGACCGGGTGCGGCAGGCCGCCGAACTCCCGCTGTGCGGGCGAGGTGACCGCGAGCGAGCGGACGCCGGCCTCCTGCGCGGGCACGACGTTCATCACGACGCTGGAGGGGTAGACGGCCTGACCGCCCGGGACGTAGAGCCCGACCCGCTCCACCGGCACAAAGCGTTCGGTGACGGTGCCGCCCGGCACGACCTGCGTGGTCACGTCGGTACGGCGCTGGTCGCGGTGGACCAGGCGTGCGCGGCGTACGCACTCCTCGAGCGCGTCGCGCACGCCGGGGGCGAGGCCGTCGAGGGCCTGCCGGATCGCCTCGGAGGGCACCCGCGCGGACGCCAGGTCGACGCCGTCGAGGCGCGCCGTGTACTCGCGTACCGCTGCGGCTCCGCGATGTCGCACGTCGTCGCAGATGGGCCGCACCTTCTCCAGGGCGGCTTCGACGTCGAGCTCGGCTCGCGGCAGCACGGAGCGCAGGTCGTCCGGCAGGGACCCGCGCAGGTCGATACGGGAAATCACCTGATCAGTCTACGAAGGACGCTCGGGCGCCCGGACGCCGGTCTCATTTTCTGAGACGCGAAATGACAACTGTGCGAGACAATTCGGACATCCGACACGAGACGAGCAGGTCCGCGTGCCGCGACGGTCCGCCGGAGTCAGGACGGCCCGACGCGCAGAGTGCCCTCGATCACCGTGACGGCACTGCCGATGAGCGTGACACGGTCGCCCCGCGCCTCGACGCGTACCTCTCCCCCGCGCGGCGATGCCTGGTGGGCGCGCATCTGCCTACGGCCGAGGCGCCCGGCCCAGAAGGGCGCCAGCATGCAGTGCGCGGAGCCGGTCACCGGGTCCTCCGGCACGCCGACCGCCGGCGCGAAGAAGCGTGAGACGAAGTCATGGTCCGTGCCGGCGGCCGTGACGCAGACGCCGCGCGCGTCGATGCGGGCCAGCGCCGTCAGGTCCGGTGTCAGCGTCCGGACGGCCTCGGCGTCGTCGATCACCGCGAGGATGTCGTTCTGCGTGTTGCGCCCGGTCCAGGAGGGCGAGACGCCGAGCACCTCGGCGAGGCCCGGGACGTCGGCCTTGTCCGGCGGGCAAGCGGGAAAGTCCATCGCGAGCGTGCCGTCGCCGCCACGGGTGACGGTCAGCACGCCGCTGTGCAGCGTACGGAACCGGATCGGGCGGCCGGGCGGTACGGCGCCGGTCTCGTACAGCACGTGGGCGGAGCCGAGCGTGGCGTGACCGCAGAGGGCCACCTCGACCTTCGGGGTGAACCAGCGGAGCTCGAAGTCCGCGCCGGGGTCGTCGAGCGGGCGCGGGAAGGCGGTCTCGGACAGGTTCATCTCCATCGCGACCCGTTGCATCCAGCCGGCGTCGGCCGGGGTCGCCAGGACGCACACCGCGGCGGGGTTCCCGGCGAAGGGACGGTCGGTGAACGCGTCGACGACGTGGATCCGCATGGCGCCACCCTAGA belongs to Actinoallomurus bryophytorum and includes:
- the hisH gene encoding imidazole glycerol phosphate synthase subunit HisH is translated as MKIVVLDYGSGNLRSAERAIARLGPEVTVTADFDTALEADGLVVPGVGAFAACMNGLRGVRGEQLIGRRLAGGRPVLGICVGMQILFEKGVEHGITTDGCGEWPGAVERLNAPILPHMGWNTVDAPDGSALFAGLDAETRFYFVHSYGVRTWELEPGRFTAPLVTWAEHGERFVAAVENGALCATQFHPEKSGDAGSQVLKNWLSTVS
- the hisB gene encoding imidazoleglycerol-phosphate dehydratase HisB → MAAGERGHARRDGGVPRRPEGESVTERRGRVERGTKETQVFVEVGLDGTGQVDVATGVGFFDHMLTQLGKHGSFDLTAKTTGDLHIDSHHTIEDTAIALGQAFREALGDKSGIRRFANASVPLDETLAQVTVDLSGRPFLVHSEPEGIAPMIGPDYDTTMTRHIFEALVYNAAICLHIHVPYGRNAHHIVEAQFKALARALRDACEHDPRAQGIPSTKGAL
- the hisD gene encoding histidinol dehydrogenase, with the translated sequence MISRIDLRGSLPDDLRSVLPRAELDVEAALEKVRPICDDVRHRGAAAVREYTARLDGVDLASARVPSEAIRQALDGLAPGVRDALEECVRRARLVHRDQRRTDVTTQVVPGGTVTERFVPVERVGLYVPGGQAVYPSSVVMNVVPAQEAGVRSLAVTSPAQREFGGLPHPVILAACALLGVDEVYAAGGAQAIAMFAYGTEDCRPADLVTGPGNIYVAAAKRLLKGVIGIDSEAGPTEIAVLADATADPSYVAADLISQAEHDTLAASVLVTDSTALADAVERELAAQVQRTKHTERITAALAGRQSGIVLVDDVAAGLRVVDAYAAEHLEIQTADAAAVAARVRNAGAIFIGPHSPVSLGDYLAGSNHVLPTGGCACHSGGLSVQTFLRGIHVIDYDEAALAEATRRVVTLAEAEDLPAHGAALKARYDWGIPE
- the priA gene encoding bifunctional 1-(5-phosphoribosyl)-5-((5-phosphoribosylamino)methylideneamino)imidazole-4-carboxamide isomerase/phosphoribosylanthranilate isomerase PriA, giving the protein MSLVLLPAVDVADGQAVRLVQGEAGTETSYGEPLDAALAWQSAGAEWIHLVDLDAAFGRGSNHAMLAAVTGKLEVKVELSGGIRDDESLAAALATGCARVNIGTAALENPAWCRKIIAEHGDRIAVGLDVRGTTLAARGWTREGGDLWEVLDRLEADGCPRYVVTDVTKDGTLRGPNVELLREVCGRTDRPVVASGGVSSLEDLRALAGLAPDGVEGAIVGKALYAGAFTLEDALAAVAT
- a CDS encoding PhzF family phenazine biosynthesis protein, which codes for MRIHVVDAFTDRPFAGNPAAVCVLATPADAGWMQRVAMEMNLSETAFPRPLDDPGADFELRWFTPKVEVALCGHATLGSAHVLYETGAVPPGRPIRFRTLHSGVLTVTRGGDGTLAMDFPACPPDKADVPGLAEVLGVSPSWTGRNTQNDILAVIDDAEAVRTLTPDLTALARIDARGVCVTAAGTDHDFVSRFFAPAVGVPEDPVTGSAHCMLAPFWAGRLGRRQMRAHQASPRGGEVRVEARGDRVTLIGSAVTVIEGTLRVGPS
- the hisF gene encoding imidazole glycerol phosphate synthase subunit HisF, producing MSVAVRVIPCLDVDAGRVVKGVNFENLRDAGDPVELARRYDAEGADELTFLDITASSGERATTYDVVRRTAEQVFIPLTVGGGIRSVEDVDRLLRAGADKVSVNTAAIARPEFLREAAHRFGSQCIVLSVDARRSGEGFEVTTHGGRRGTGLDAIEWARRGEELGVGEILLNSMDADGTKNGFDLEMLRAVRAVVSVPVIASGGAGAVAHFTPAVEAGADAVLAASVFHFGELKISDVKESLREAGHPVR
- a CDS encoding 2'-5' RNA ligase family protein; the protein is MDPTQTALTVAIPEAEPAVGPLRASPDPSHVTVLYPFLPPERIDERILSVIGDVVAAVPRFDVVFRRVGWFGDRVVWLAPEPDGPFRRLTAAMCRRFPETPPYGGEHTGSTPHLTVRHGEPRRLLDRAAEAVSTRLPIRATVASVQLVTGPPEPGPWRTLAEFLLGEPV
- a CDS encoding MFS transporter, coding for MNATTGAGKREWVGLAVLALPTLLVSIDVFVLLLALPRLSTDLGAGSTAQLWIMDVYGFLIAGFLITMGSLGDRIGRRRLLLIGAAGFGAASVLAAYSTSAGMLIVARALLGIAGATLAPSTLGLISNMFTVPRQRAVAISVWMACFMSGAALGPLVAGVLLDHFWWGSVFLLGVPAMVLLLVLGPFLLPEYRDAGAGRIDLPSVGLSLAAILPLVYGLKELARSGWQPIPIAAVVAGAAFGWVFVRRQHRLADPLLDLRLFAHRAFSAALGSIMFGTMLMGAIMMFIAEYFQLVRGLSPLQAGLCMLPGVGGSMVSFLASPHLARRVRPAYLIGGGMVVSVCGLLLIASADPVSGLAAVVIGFGVTNFGAGPMVTLGTDLVVGSAPVEKAGSAGAMNQTSGEFGFALGIAALGSLGTVVYRGKVSVPAGVPAGAARDSLAGAVTVAGRLPSSVGTQLLDSARVAFVSGMHVAATVSAVLLIVVAAVVATLLRNVRPSGEPVEPDTADEPRVEALR
- a CDS encoding histidinol-phosphate transaminase codes for the protein MTDNAISLGDLPLREDLRGREPYGAPQLDVPVRLNTNENPYPPSPRLVAALSAAIGEIAGGLNRYPDRDAVELRKDLADYLGHEVTARNVWAANGSNEIIQQILQAFGGPGRTAIGFEPSYSMHPIITAVSGTGWINAHRDEDFGLEAERAVAAIEEHRPDIVFLTSPNNPTGTSLRLEAIEAVLRVAPGMVVVDEAYAEFRREGTPSALSLLPGNPRLIVTRTMSKAFAMAGTRVGYLAADPAVIDALLLVRLPYHLSAVTQTVARTAIAHQEELLGAVETLRAERDALVGWLRGEGLEVADSDANFVLFGRFPDRRRVWQGILDRGVLIREVGPPEWLRVSVGTPDEMAAFRAALKESQ
- a CDS encoding glucose 1-dehydrogenase translates to MRALTVVPRQAGSLEVSEFADPVAGEGELLVEGIALGVCGTDREIAGGQYGWAPQGEERLILGHESLGRVREAPPGSGFSAGDLVVGIVRRPDPVPCGACAHGEFDMCRNGRYTEHGIKEIHGYGSELWTVEADYAVRLDPSLEDVGMLVEPTTVVAKAWEHIERIGKRAWFEPHCVLVAGAGPIGLLAAMLGVQRGLDVHVLDQVKDGPKPELVAALGATYHTGSIPEVAAKAEPDIVIEATGVARLVLDAMANNAAASVVCLTGVSPTGRPIEVDAGSLNRGIVLQNDVVFGTVNANRRHYDLAVRALGLADHAWLAGLVTRRLPLERAHEAFEQGGEEVKVVIDLGS